A portion of the Edaphobacter lichenicola genome contains these proteins:
- a CDS encoding serine hydrolase domain-containing protein, whose translation MRNLVICLVLLSSLAFAQTTVKTEAQWGETVTELMRKGDIPGLSIAVIRDGRIWWEGGFGQKNAVNNGVTDGQVSRDTLFSAASLSKPVFAYIVVRLVDRGVIDLDKPLYTYGLAYPRVDTDARSKLITARMVLDHTTGLPNWGGTPLDFSFTPGTKFSYSGEGYLYLQKVVEHVTGKALEELAQQEVFLPLRMEHSTFRWRPILANQLVIGKLETDGPMTWELADENAASSLLTTADDYARFMVAVMNGAGLKPATFQQMWSSQVAVPEMGSSVSYGLGWGLEQVGALKYVYHGGNNVGFKSAAIACPEKRQGLVFLTNSETGLTIEPALVKAIDGSDHPGLFSETEAYTSPRLVARNELIRLFTQEDLQDALRQYRKLRAEQPKVIDEDLTRIIGRSLGNHGRLEAAIAVSKENVQNYPKSARAVDTLTWAYVLSGDGPDALQANKVAREIDPKDMDRWDSIEVWLTEYETSVHKPFIVPETTLSSYAGAYDSGQVSVQDDHLIFRPSLQKVDRRLIPASTEIFFVEGDLQTKLQFRTKPNGGPVDLIVSKIPCS comes from the coding sequence ATGCGGAATCTTGTCATTTGCCTCGTTCTACTCTCGTCGTTGGCTTTCGCACAGACCACGGTTAAGACCGAAGCACAATGGGGAGAGACCGTGACCGAACTCATGCGCAAGGGAGACATTCCTGGACTATCGATCGCGGTGATCCGTGACGGCAGGATTTGGTGGGAGGGCGGCTTCGGCCAGAAAAACGCGGTCAATAACGGTGTGACGGACGGACAGGTCTCGCGGGACACGCTATTTTCCGCCGCCTCTTTGAGCAAGCCGGTGTTCGCTTATATAGTTGTTCGCCTTGTTGACCGTGGCGTCATCGACCTCGATAAACCCCTCTATACCTACGGTCTTGCATACCCACGCGTTGACACGGACGCTCGCTCGAAACTCATCACGGCCCGTATGGTCCTAGACCATACGACAGGCCTTCCCAACTGGGGAGGGACACCACTTGACTTCTCGTTCACACCCGGGACGAAGTTCAGCTACTCCGGTGAAGGGTATCTGTATCTGCAGAAGGTCGTCGAGCATGTGACTGGAAAGGCGCTTGAGGAACTCGCGCAGCAGGAGGTTTTCCTGCCTTTGAGGATGGAGCACAGTACGTTTCGGTGGCGGCCCATTCTTGCGAACCAGCTCGTTATAGGCAAGCTGGAGACAGATGGGCCGATGACCTGGGAGCTCGCGGACGAGAATGCTGCATCCAGCCTGCTCACCACCGCAGATGACTACGCCAGATTTATGGTCGCGGTGATGAATGGGGCAGGGCTTAAGCCGGCAACCTTCCAGCAGATGTGGTCCTCCCAGGTTGCAGTTCCCGAAATGGGGTCGAGTGTCTCCTATGGACTGGGCTGGGGACTTGAGCAGGTTGGGGCGCTGAAGTACGTCTACCACGGCGGAAACAATGTGGGTTTCAAGTCTGCTGCGATCGCGTGCCCAGAAAAGCGACAAGGACTGGTGTTCTTAACAAATAGCGAAACCGGTCTAACGATCGAGCCCGCTCTCGTCAAAGCAATCGACGGTAGCGATCACCCTGGGCTTTTTTCGGAGACGGAGGCTTACACGTCACCGAGGCTGGTCGCGCGCAATGAGCTCATCCGCTTGTTCACGCAAGAAGACTTGCAAGACGCGCTCCGGCAGTATCGTAAGCTCAGGGCTGAACAGCCTAAAGTCATCGACGAAGACCTGACGCGCATCATCGGCCGCAGTTTGGGAAACCACGGCAGGCTGGAAGCTGCGATTGCGGTCTCCAAGGAGAACGTCCAGAATTATCCCAAGTCTGCGAGAGCCGTGGACACATTGACCTGGGCGTATGTCCTTTCAGGAGATGGGCCCGATGCCCTCCAGGCGAACAAGGTGGCCCGTGAGATCGATCCAAAGGACATGGACCGATGGGACTCGATCGAGGTCTGGCTTACCGAATACGAAACATCCGTTCACAAGCCTTTCATAGTTCCGGAGACGACACTGAGCAGTTATGCCGGCGCATATGACTCGGGACAGGTCTCCGTGCAAGACGACCACCTGATCTTTAGGCCATCGCTACAGAAAGTCGATCGCCGGCTAATTCCGGCCTCGACCGAAATCTTTTTCGTCGAGGGAGATCTGCAGACGAAGCTTCAGTTCCGTACGAAACCCAATGGCGGTCCTGTAGATCTCATCGTTTCGAAGATCCCATGCTCGTAA
- a CDS encoding single-stranded DNA-binding protein — MYSNKVTLIGFLGKDAEVRSNNDRSLTTLSLATKSSYKKDGKYIEHTEWHRCVAFGKLGEFAATLKKGAHIQVEGELRSRKYDSKKTNSEQTIWEIRVSSILKLDRAAKASAEDEEDVTEEEAA, encoded by the coding sequence ATGTACTCAAACAAAGTCACCCTCATCGGATTCCTCGGCAAAGACGCAGAGGTTCGCTCCAACAACGACCGCAGCCTGACCACTCTCTCGCTGGCGACCAAGTCTTCCTACAAGAAGGACGGCAAGTACATCGAACACACCGAATGGCATCGTTGCGTTGCTTTCGGGAAGCTCGGAGAATTCGCTGCCACGCTCAAGAAGGGCGCTCATATCCAGGTCGAAGGCGAGTTGCGTAGCCGTAAGTACGACAGCAAGAAGACCAACTCGGAACAGACCATCTGGGAGATCCGGGTGAGTTCGATTCTCAAGCTGGATCGCGCTGCCAAGGCTTCGGCGGAAGACGAAGAAGATGTCACCGAGGAAGAGGCCGCATAG
- a CDS encoding RepB family DNA primase — translation MNGIATDFLTRCFAPGDTIALLLRNESTATTQQRVVGLERALAPRYRGWLAHENHSGTNIYVAANPLLAGSRRRTKDCIASVRHLYIDIDVNGEARLAALRASDLVPEPNIVVSTSLGKYQVLWRVEGFDFYTQEMTLKLLTLAFHADISCTDCNRVLRIPGFRNCKYDPPQLVTVEYVADATYQPDDFRLYTLREAACIPPIRTQYRRLDMHTHSEHDWAWVSDELAHGKDAVMLTQELASRRSDKPNPTYYAQRTVDMASARLWLLEGTDIEDVITSLEKRRQVEIPGATCSARAREIAATAQRMIARK, via the coding sequence ATGAACGGAATTGCTACAGACTTTCTAACCCGTTGCTTCGCTCCGGGTGACACCATTGCTCTCCTGCTTCGCAATGAGAGCACGGCCACGACGCAACAGCGCGTCGTGGGTTTGGAGCGTGCGCTCGCGCCCCGTTACCGGGGTTGGCTCGCTCATGAGAATCACAGCGGAACGAACATTTATGTCGCGGCGAATCCGCTCCTTGCAGGTAGCCGGAGACGTACTAAAGACTGCATCGCCTCTGTTCGCCATCTTTATATAGATATCGACGTGAATGGAGAGGCCCGGCTAGCTGCGCTCCGAGCCTCCGACCTCGTGCCGGAGCCAAACATTGTTGTCTCGACATCACTTGGCAAATACCAGGTGCTTTGGCGTGTAGAAGGCTTCGACTTCTACACCCAGGAGATGACTCTCAAGCTGTTGACACTGGCGTTCCACGCTGACATCTCCTGCACTGACTGCAACCGTGTTCTCCGTATCCCTGGATTCCGCAATTGCAAGTACGATCCTCCGCAACTTGTCACAGTCGAATACGTCGCTGATGCGACGTATCAGCCAGACGATTTTCGTCTGTACACCCTGCGTGAGGCCGCCTGCATTCCGCCCATCCGCACTCAATACCGGCGTCTGGACATGCACACGCATTCCGAGCACGATTGGGCGTGGGTGTCCGATGAACTTGCTCACGGCAAAGACGCCGTGATGCTCACCCAAGAGCTAGCTTCGCGCCGCTCCGACAAGCCCAATCCCACTTACTATGCACAGCGCACCGTAGACATGGCCTCGGCGCGTCTCTGGCTGCTTGAAGGAACCGACATCGAGGACGTGATTACGTCGCTTGAAAAGCGCCGCCAGGTTGAGATCCCAGGCGCAACTTGCTCCGCTCGTGCGCGGGAGATCGCTGCCACAGCACAGCGGATGATCGCCCGCAAATAG
- the dinB gene encoding DNA polymerase IV has translation MTRENNAPWFTKAGAATGIIPLSYFVSENIFALKGGGYGCLFSLVGIDEESRTDEDLDVRVRGVEASLRGLPPGACLYQYTRVMAAFYASVEQRDDPSLRGRPVIVAWKGKRSVVCAASYEARRFGVRSAMAAVSAERLCPEAVFVPPDFVRYKAASQAVREIFQRHTDAVEPLSLDEAYLDVTQNKTGIPTATLVAKTIRQQIWDELQLTASAGVAPNKFLAKIASDWRKPNGQFVIQPHEVQAFLLMLPVGRIPGVGKVTEARMAKAGIKLVGDIYAMELASLEQEFGSYAQRLYELARGIDHNPVVSNRMRKQISAEDTFPDDIPLAECEAHIRRLAEKVWNASKENAREAKTVVLKLKTKEFQSLTRCLTSRGPIPSFESFLNIALALRDRVDLSPEQLYRLVGIGLNNFRLEEGTPQDWGMTDAPLLLGEENC, from the coding sequence ATGACCCGCGAAAATAACGCACCGTGGTTCACGAAAGCCGGAGCAGCGACAGGGATCATTCCGCTGTCATACTTCGTTAGCGAAAATATCTTCGCGCTCAAGGGCGGCGGATACGGTTGCCTCTTCTCCCTGGTTGGGATCGACGAAGAGAGCAGGACCGACGAGGACTTGGACGTTCGTGTTCGTGGGGTGGAAGCGTCGCTACGTGGTCTGCCTCCGGGAGCCTGTCTCTATCAGTACACTCGCGTCATGGCTGCCTTCTACGCTTCCGTTGAACAACGCGACGATCCAAGCCTTCGCGGACGTCCCGTGATTGTGGCGTGGAAAGGAAAACGCTCGGTCGTCTGCGCGGCTTCCTATGAGGCGCGGCGTTTTGGAGTGAGGTCCGCGATGGCTGCGGTGAGCGCAGAGCGGTTGTGCCCGGAAGCAGTCTTTGTTCCACCCGACTTTGTGCGCTACAAAGCAGCATCGCAGGCGGTACGGGAGATTTTTCAGCGGCATACCGATGCTGTCGAACCGTTATCTCTGGATGAGGCATATCTCGATGTCACGCAGAACAAAACAGGCATACCCACCGCCACGCTGGTTGCGAAGACGATCCGGCAACAGATATGGGACGAATTGCAGCTCACGGCCTCGGCAGGCGTGGCTCCTAATAAATTCCTGGCGAAGATTGCCTCGGATTGGCGCAAGCCAAACGGCCAGTTCGTGATTCAGCCTCATGAGGTGCAGGCGTTCCTGCTCATGCTCCCAGTGGGCCGCATTCCCGGCGTCGGCAAAGTGACTGAGGCCCGCATGGCGAAAGCCGGAATCAAACTCGTTGGCGATATCTACGCGATGGAACTTGCGTCCTTGGAGCAGGAGTTTGGCAGCTATGCGCAGCGACTCTACGAACTGGCACGCGGGATTGACCACAATCCTGTCGTCTCCAACCGCATGCGGAAACAAATTTCTGCCGAGGACACGTTCCCAGACGACATCCCGCTGGCGGAATGCGAAGCGCACATTCGGCGATTAGCCGAGAAGGTTTGGAACGCCTCGAAAGAGAATGCACGCGAAGCCAAGACGGTCGTGCTTAAGCTGAAGACGAAGGAGTTCCAATCTTTGACACGATGCCTGACTTCGCGCGGCCCGATTCCAAGTTTCGAGAGTTTCCTGAACATCGCGCTGGCGTTACGTGACAGAGTCGATCTGTCACCTGAACAGCTCTATCGGTTAGTCGGCATCGGACTCAATAACTTTCGGCTGGAAGAGGGGACGCCGCAAGACTGGGGCATGACCGATGCGCCATTATTGCTTGGCGAAGAGAACTGCTAG
- a CDS encoding CpaF family protein, which translates to MSWDLVLGFFPEEVQKLILDATISDLMINGTTGVYADRNGVVEQIPLSSALTTETLLAATQQIARKLGQNLSDQNPILNTRLPDGSRVAVVGPPASINGITMTIRKFNYWFTSDQLIASGSLPVSVRDVVIKLMVDRKNGIISGGTGSGKTTLMKALLDHVPQHERLVVIEQPAELKISQPNAIRWEAVEAIPGQVAITPSQLLAAALRHRPDRIIMGEIRDECGYDLLQAMNTGHGGTLSTIHAKSAWDALNRLSDLALSARPNLNHAFVRSETAEAIDFVLYCERDPTGRRRVRELITVAGYSQADQSFQTEDIYRASAA; encoded by the coding sequence ATGAGCTGGGATTTGGTACTGGGTTTCTTCCCCGAAGAAGTGCAGAAGCTGATTCTCGACGCCACCATCTCGGACCTCATGATCAATGGCACCACTGGCGTGTACGCGGATCGCAACGGTGTCGTGGAACAGATCCCGCTTTCGTCTGCATTGACGACCGAAACGCTGCTTGCGGCAACCCAGCAGATTGCGCGGAAGCTGGGGCAGAACCTCTCGGATCAGAACCCTATTCTGAACACACGACTTCCCGATGGCTCACGCGTTGCCGTCGTCGGACCGCCCGCGTCCATCAACGGCATCACCATGACGATCCGCAAATTCAATTACTGGTTTACGTCGGATCAACTGATCGCTTCCGGCAGTCTTCCCGTCAGCGTGCGGGATGTCGTCATCAAGTTGATGGTCGATAGGAAGAATGGCATCATCAGCGGCGGAACCGGCAGCGGGAAGACAACTCTGATGAAAGCGCTCCTCGATCACGTCCCCCAGCATGAACGCCTGGTTGTCATCGAACAACCGGCGGAGCTGAAGATATCGCAGCCCAACGCAATCCGCTGGGAGGCTGTAGAAGCGATCCCGGGGCAGGTTGCCATCACGCCAAGCCAGCTTTTGGCTGCTGCGCTTCGCCACCGTCCCGACCGCATCATCATGGGTGAGATACGCGATGAGTGCGGCTACGACCTGCTGCAGGCGATGAATACCGGCCACGGCGGGACTCTTTCGACCATCCACGCAAAGTCAGCGTGGGACGCTCTCAATCGCCTGTCCGATTTGGCCTTGAGTGCCAGACCAAATCTCAACCATGCGTTCGTGCGTTCAGAGACCGCGGAGGCGATCGACTTTGTTCTGTACTGCGAACGCGATCCTACGGGGCGACGCCGAGTTCGCGAGCTGATCACCGTGGCTGGATATAGTCAGGCGGACCAGAGCTTCCAGACGGAGGACATCTATCGTGCTTCAGCAGCCTGA
- a CDS encoding VirB8/TrbF family protein, whose translation MKTEALTPNEVLLTDEIANEKYVGFYAERKMSRLVITAGSVLLLGSFGVIVSLAHRPVQTRYIRIDEMGKATAIQYSDLAYSPREGEVRTYLTDWANYRFTINRETISKKYPMNYYFLSAQLANQYMAEDNAAHLVSQVLGNQIEQSDVEIDGVTITSMSQETVKDAPIARGTALVNITKIYSPRNSRQPRKEHWVLSVTYYLNPAQVSLAAQTFPQFETINPLGLTITEFHENRLSVEPIDPASSPQIASAPAMTVPATARPTGVSR comes from the coding sequence ATGAAGACTGAAGCCCTTACACCCAATGAGGTTCTGCTCACTGACGAAATTGCAAACGAGAAGTATGTTGGATTCTATGCGGAACGCAAGATGAGTCGGCTTGTCATCACGGCAGGGAGTGTCTTGCTCCTCGGCTCATTTGGCGTGATCGTTTCGCTCGCACACCGACCCGTTCAAACCCGCTACATTCGCATCGACGAGATGGGCAAAGCGACCGCAATACAGTATTCCGATCTGGCCTATTCACCGCGCGAGGGAGAGGTTCGCACGTACCTCACCGACTGGGCCAACTACCGATTCACCATCAATCGAGAGACGATCTCAAAGAAGTATCCGATGAACTATTACTTCCTTTCGGCGCAGCTTGCGAATCAATACATGGCCGAGGACAATGCGGCTCATCTCGTCTCTCAGGTGCTGGGTAATCAGATCGAACAGAGCGACGTTGAGATCGATGGCGTAACAATAACTTCGATGTCACAGGAGACAGTCAAAGACGCCCCCATTGCGCGTGGCACGGCGCTGGTCAATATCACAAAGATTTACTCTCCGCGCAACTCCAGACAGCCGCGCAAAGAGCATTGGGTTCTCTCCGTCACCTACTACCTCAATCCGGCGCAGGTGAGTCTCGCTGCGCAGACCTTTCCGCAGTTCGAGACCATCAATCCGCTTGGGCTAACCATCACTGAGTTTCATGAGAACAGGCTGTCGGTTGAACCGATCGATCCCGCCTCCTCTCCTCAAATTGCTTCGGCTCCTGCAATGACCGTTCCGGCCACTGCACGCCCGACCGGGGTGAGCCGATGA
- a CDS encoding type IV secretion system protein, whose product MILHTMASSAFFLQAAATAPGVDWLYQFTNNLTNLTTQNGDALSSVGMSLLAFVSLMKLVRMVIHWNTSTMTISLNAQPVRIGDLVEFLLQLIICLLIINYWTTPFPGASFGFNHLFSYFAQVIVAALDQNSLNQLQQALSNALNNTPQPSYLAPLEILTYILVYIFVGLAGGILFLINCSSFIFYGVAALFGPIFVPLLMSRTFRGKFYNFVDVLLSFAMIRAVAAAFIFVWSGFLVSFLQQTFNGDYSLPMWIANLYGVIAVFIAFILNMTMVPTITQTLFGGGSGAAGRVAQFAEAVLIRAAAIGAA is encoded by the coding sequence ATGATCCTCCACACGATGGCCTCCTCTGCTTTTTTCCTGCAGGCCGCCGCTACCGCCCCAGGGGTTGACTGGCTGTATCAGTTCACAAACAACCTCACTAATCTGACGACCCAGAACGGAGACGCGTTGTCGTCTGTGGGTATGTCCCTGCTTGCCTTTGTCAGCCTCATGAAGCTCGTTCGCATGGTGATTCACTGGAACACCTCGACGATGACGATCAGCCTCAATGCACAACCTGTGCGGATTGGCGATTTGGTCGAGTTTCTATTGCAACTCATCATCTGCCTGCTGATCATCAACTACTGGACGACTCCGTTCCCAGGCGCAAGTTTCGGTTTCAATCATCTCTTCTCGTACTTCGCGCAAGTCATCGTTGCGGCCCTCGACCAAAACTCGCTGAATCAGTTACAGCAAGCTCTCAGCAACGCACTCAATAACACGCCGCAGCCCAGCTATCTCGCGCCGCTCGAAATCCTGACCTACATACTCGTCTACATCTTCGTAGGGCTTGCGGGCGGAATTCTCTTTCTCATCAACTGCTCTTCCTTCATCTTCTACGGCGTCGCGGCTCTCTTTGGACCCATCTTCGTACCTCTTTTGATGTCGCGTACCTTTCGCGGCAAGTTCTACAACTTCGTCGATGTTCTGCTGAGCTTCGCGATGATTCGGGCTGTTGCCGCCGCCTTCATCTTCGTGTGGTCAGGATTTCTTGTGTCGTTTCTTCAGCAGACCTTCAACGGCGACTATTCGCTTCCCATGTGGATCGCGAACCTGTACGGAGTGATCGCCGTCTTCATTGCATTCATCCTCAATATGACGATGGTGCCAACCATCACCCAGACGCTATTCGGCGGCGGTTCCGGCGCTGCCGGAAGAGTCGCGCAATTTGCTGAGGCCGTGCTCATTCGGGCGGCCGCAATAGGAGCTGCCTAA
- a CDS encoding VirB3 family type IV secretion system protein gives MTRRGEPLPINGALNRPRTKLGLELSAWMSIVFVTVTVFLAGFKWLAIFSFPALLIGAWLVVRKHPKMFQLWSLSLKQRSYYDPRK, from the coding sequence ATGACCAGGCGTGGAGAACCGTTACCAATCAATGGCGCACTGAATCGACCCAGGACCAAATTAGGTCTCGAACTGTCAGCGTGGATGTCCATTGTCTTCGTCACGGTGACGGTTTTCCTCGCTGGCTTCAAATGGCTCGCCATCTTCAGCTTTCCCGCGCTGCTAATCGGCGCGTGGCTGGTTGTTCGCAAGCACCCCAAGATGTTTCAACTCTGGTCTCTGAGCCTAAAGCAGAGGAGCTACTATGACCCGCGAAAATAA
- a CDS encoding tyrosine-type recombinase/integrase, with protein sequence MTHLRQIMLEELERRNYAPGTIRSYIRTVEHFAQHFRCSPDKLGLDHIRQYQAAMFRTWKLAPNTVTQRLAALRFLYIQVLKRGWSAAETPYPKKVLRLPEILSQQEVGRLIVATETPFQRILIMTLYATGARRAEVARLKLADIDSQRMVVHIRGGKGRKDRDVMLSPVLLEALRNYWRGLQHKPTEWLFPGNRWHTSSRPITTKVLWLAVESVSRMEALIWRVWTTSSSGICFSFRRWNGRSICGRSSAVLWQRSPAHERSKLRLGSQPGGAFQAT encoded by the coding sequence GTGACCCATCTACGTCAGATCATGCTGGAAGAGTTGGAGCGGCGCAACTACGCTCCTGGAACCATTCGCAGTTACATCCGCACTGTCGAGCACTTCGCACAGCACTTCCGTTGTTCGCCAGACAAGCTCGGCCTGGACCACATTCGCCAGTACCAGGCTGCGATGTTCCGCACCTGGAAGCTGGCTCCGAACACCGTCACGCAACGGCTGGCTGCATTGCGCTTCCTTTATATCCAGGTTTTGAAGCGAGGCTGGAGTGCAGCCGAGACGCCCTACCCGAAGAAGGTACTCCGCCTTCCGGAGATCCTCAGTCAGCAGGAGGTTGGGCGTCTGATCGTTGCGACCGAGACGCCCTTTCAGCGCATCCTGATCATGACGCTTTATGCAACCGGTGCACGCCGGGCGGAAGTAGCTCGCCTGAAGTTGGCGGACATCGACAGCCAGCGGATGGTGGTCCACATTCGCGGAGGCAAGGGACGCAAGGACCGCGACGTGATGCTGAGTCCGGTGCTTCTCGAAGCGTTGCGTAACTACTGGCGCGGGCTTCAGCATAAGCCGACCGAGTGGTTGTTTCCCGGCAACCGGTGGCATACCTCGAGCCGTCCGATCACGACCAAGGTGCTCTGGTTAGCGGTGGAATCAGTCAGCCGAATGGAAGCGCTGATCTGGCGAGTTTGGACGACTTCGAGTAGTGGCATTTGCTTCTCCTTTAGGCGGTGGAATGGGAGGTCTATTTGCGGGCGATCATCCGCTGTGCTGTGGCAGCGATCTCCCGCGCACGAGCGGAGCAAGTTGCGCCTGGGATCTCAACCTGGCGGCGCTTTTCAAGCGACGTAA
- a CDS encoding ABC transporter permease translates to MITLLQDLRFALRQLRKSPGFTFVALVTLALAIGANALVFGVLNALILRPLNVPQAESLFVIQHGSDSGWHSYPDYLDLRRRNRSFDDVAAWAISQAGLDTGKDPSKVWAYETSGNYFDLLQVHPYLGRFFHASDERGPNSAPFVVLSYAYWHSHFQDDPGVVGRVVRINRHPMTILGVTPPGFQGTVLFFTSDIFVPIVNHEQLSGEEVLDARGNHWMYELVGRLKPGVNPQQAAADLNSVDLDLRKSYPKEEGKEPYTLGRPGLHGDYLGRPMRGFLTGLMLLSVLILLAACANLGSLFAARAADRSREVALRLALGASRRRILRQMLTESVLLSIAGGVAGLMGSILLLRQLSEWRPFPQLPLHVPVSPDAKVYLLALVLALVSGVLSGLVPVRQILRANPYEIVKAGSTGAFGRRITVRDVLLVVQIAICVVLVTSSMVALRGLMHTLHSNFGFEPRNTMLVDTDLRAAGYSGERIPAMQRRMIDAVQAIPEVDSVGSVNYPPLELPASWRSLVYTDATENLSPSNAAADSCMYNISPDYFRASGTSLLAGRGFTWHDDTNAPRVAVVNREFARKILGSVPDAVGRYFKLRDGTRVQVVGLVEDGKYVNLTEEQQPAMFFPLLQSPASWIWLVVQSKRDPQQLGAAIRSVLRDIDPGVVLAIRPWSEELAQALFPSRMATVSLGVLGAMGAMLSITGIFGMAAYSVSKRLRELGIRIALGAQHKEVLQAALGRAVKLLAIGSAAGLVLGVLASRVLASIVYQATPRDPLVLACVILAMLLLGLVATWIPAQRALGVDPLILLREE, encoded by the coding sequence ATGATCACCCTGCTGCAGGACCTGCGATTCGCCCTACGCCAACTGCGCAAGTCTCCCGGCTTCACCTTCGTCGCGTTGGTTACGCTGGCATTGGCTATTGGAGCTAATGCCCTTGTCTTTGGTGTATTGAATGCGCTCATTCTGCGCCCGCTGAATGTGCCTCAGGCAGAGAGCCTTTTCGTCATCCAGCACGGGAGCGACAGCGGGTGGCACTCCTATCCCGATTATCTCGATCTTCGACGGCGCAATCGCAGCTTCGACGATGTCGCTGCCTGGGCCATCTCTCAGGCAGGGCTGGATACGGGCAAAGATCCGTCCAAAGTCTGGGCGTACGAAACCAGCGGAAACTACTTCGACCTTTTGCAAGTTCACCCCTATCTTGGCCGTTTCTTCCACGCGTCCGACGAGCGCGGCCCAAACAGCGCGCCTTTTGTCGTGCTCTCCTACGCATATTGGCACAGCCATTTTCAGGATGATCCTGGCGTGGTGGGCCGCGTTGTTCGAATCAACAGACATCCAATGACCATTCTCGGCGTGACGCCTCCAGGATTCCAGGGGACTGTCTTGTTTTTCACTTCGGATATCTTCGTGCCCATCGTGAACCATGAGCAGTTATCCGGCGAGGAGGTGTTGGATGCGCGCGGGAACCATTGGATGTATGAGCTAGTCGGACGTTTGAAGCCTGGAGTTAATCCGCAGCAGGCTGCCGCCGATCTGAACTCCGTGGATTTGGATCTGAGAAAAAGCTATCCCAAGGAAGAAGGTAAGGAGCCTTATACGCTCGGGCGGCCTGGTCTCCATGGCGACTATCTCGGTCGGCCGATGCGGGGGTTTCTCACCGGATTGATGTTGCTTTCGGTCTTGATTCTGTTGGCGGCCTGTGCCAATCTGGGCAGCCTTTTTGCCGCGCGGGCCGCCGACCGTTCTCGCGAAGTGGCCTTGCGCCTGGCTCTTGGTGCAAGCCGCCGTCGCATTTTGCGCCAGATGCTCACCGAGTCGGTGCTGCTTTCGATCGCCGGAGGCGTTGCGGGACTTATGGGAAGCATTCTGCTTTTGCGCCAGTTGAGCGAGTGGAGGCCATTTCCGCAACTTCCCCTGCATGTGCCGGTAAGTCCGGACGCCAAGGTTTATTTGCTGGCTTTAGTCCTGGCGTTGGTCAGCGGAGTTCTTTCCGGACTTGTTCCTGTGCGCCAGATTCTCCGGGCCAATCCGTACGAGATCGTCAAAGCGGGATCGACCGGCGCCTTCGGGCGCCGAATTACGGTGCGAGACGTATTGCTTGTCGTCCAGATTGCGATCTGTGTGGTGCTGGTCACTTCATCGATGGTTGCTCTGCGGGGGCTTATGCACACCCTGCACAGCAACTTCGGTTTTGAGCCACGGAACACGATGCTGGTCGATACCGATTTGAGGGCGGCAGGCTACAGTGGCGAAAGAATACCCGCAATGCAACGGCGCATGATCGACGCCGTACAAGCGATTCCAGAGGTAGATTCCGTAGGATCGGTGAATTATCCGCCGTTGGAACTCCCCGCTAGCTGGCGATCGCTTGTCTATACCGACGCAACCGAGAACCTGAGCCCATCGAACGCCGCGGCCGACTCTTGCATGTACAACATATCTCCAGACTACTTCCGCGCTTCCGGGACATCGTTATTGGCGGGCAGAGGCTTCACATGGCATGACGACACAAACGCCCCCCGCGTAGCAGTGGTGAACCGGGAGTTCGCACGTAAGATACTGGGCTCCGTACCGGACGCTGTCGGCCGGTATTTCAAGCTGCGGGATGGAACACGCGTGCAGGTGGTGGGTCTGGTCGAAGACGGAAAATACGTGAACCTCACCGAAGAACAGCAGCCCGCGATGTTCTTCCCCCTCCTGCAATCGCCAGCGAGTTGGATATGGCTGGTGGTGCAATCAAAGCGCGACCCGCAACAACTTGGCGCGGCCATCAGAAGTGTGCTCCGGGATATCGACCCAGGGGTGGTTCTGGCGATTCGACCGTGGAGCGAAGAACTGGCTCAAGCCTTGTTCCCCTCGCGCATGGCGACCGTATCGCTGGGCGTGCTTGGCGCGATGGGCGCAATGCTTTCGATTACCGGCATCTTTGGAATGGCGGCCTACTCGGTGAGCAAGCGGCTGCGGGAGCTGGGAATTCGCATCGCCCTCGGCGCGCAGCACAAGGAAGTGTTGCAGGCAGCCTTAGGACGTGCCGTCAAATTACTCGCCATTGGTTCAGCGGCAGGTCTTGTGCTGGGAGTTTTGGCGAGCCGGGTGCTGGCTTCGATCGTATATCAGGCAACTCCTCGCGATCCGCTGGTCTTGGCCTGTGTCATTCTGGCGATGCTGCTGCTGGGACTAGTGGCTACGTGGATTCCTGCGCAACGCGCTCTTGGAGTCGATCCTCTGATCCTGCTGCGCGAGGAATGA